A stretch of the Papaver somniferum cultivar HN1 chromosome 6, ASM357369v1, whole genome shotgun sequence genome encodes the following:
- the LOC113288845 gene encoding protein LYK5-like: MDKVSFSKSKSKFTLLISLLNLLPFFFSISSNAQQMYVNNKQNDCYTKETLPFTNGFQCNNPNRSTCTSYLVFRSQPPYDSATTIGYLLGSEPPQIARINNITDIDKIPLNNLVIAPVTCSCSGKYYQHTTFYTMKYTGETYFFTANNTFQGLTTCQALMTQNPQHDSRSLTAGMNLTVPLRCACPTKNQTAAGFNFLLSYLVNWNDDISTIAETFENGVTEESINEANELSADDTIFPFTTLLVPFKTEPKIKPKTPGSLPPAAPPAPADEPVTDNKPSPMKWVGIGIGAGLFLLLLTGFLVWFLLCHRRRRTRYHSEPVAVSEVKNVVVMGGKDSDDYDSKKQAGSYGNNYSYTSVSSEGARYAMDSLILYKFEELQKATGFFREENRIQGSVYRGVINGDDAAIKKTKGDVTNEINILKQLNHSNVIRLSGFCKHDGNTYLVYEFVENGSLSNWLHNKHNLGWKQRAQIAYQIADGLNYLHNDANPPYIHKDLKSSNILLDSNWRAKIANFGVARSLAQTNLQEEEDEEAGGMQLTRHVVGTKGYMAPEYLESGVITPKMDVFAFGVIILELLSGKEAATMSTLDNGKLGGDELLSESVKVVLEGENVREKLVGFIDPSLKKEYPLDLAFSMAQLAMECVSPDMNARPSMLKVFTQLSKILSSSLDWDPSV, encoded by the coding sequence ATGGACAAGGTTTCAttctcaaaatcaaaatcaaaattcacCCTTCTCATCTCTTTACTCAATCTACTACCATTCTTCTTCTCTATCTCATCAAATGCTCAACAGATGTACGTTAACAACAAACAAAATGACTGTTACACCAAAGAAACATTACCATTCACAAACGGGTTTCAATGCAACAATCCAAACAGATCTACCTGCACTTCATACCTTGTGTTCCGATCTCAACCTCCATACGATTCTGCAACAACAATCGGATACTTACTGGGTTCAGAACCACCACAAATCgccagaatcaacaacatcacAGACATCGACAAGATTCCACTGAACAACTTAGTCATAGCTCCTGTAACTTGTTCTTGTTCAGGTAAATATTATCAGCATACTACTTTTTATACAATGAAATATACAGGAGAGACCTACTTCTTCACTGCTAATAACACATTCCAAGGTCTAACTACTTGTCAAGCTCTAATGACTCAAAATCCTCAACATGATAGTAGAAGTTTGACTGCTGGAATGAACTTGACAGTTCCACTTAGATGTGCTTGCCCTACTAAGAACCAAACAGCTGCTGGTTTTAATTTTTTGCTCTCCTATTTGGTTAATTGGAATGATGATATTTCAACCATTGCTGAAACATTTGAAAATGGTGTTACTGAGGAGAGTATCAATGAAGCCAATGAGTTATCTGCAGATGACACTATTTTTCCCTTCACCACTCTATTGGTTCCGTTTAAGACAGAACCTAAAATCAAACCGAAAACTCCAGGCTCTTTACCACCCGCAGCGCCTCCGGCTCCGGCTGACGAACCAGTTACTGATAATAAGCCTTCACCGATGAAATGGGTTGGAATTGGAATTGGAGCTGGTTTGTTTCTTTTATTGCTTACTGGATTTCTGGTTTGGTTCTTGTTATGTCACCGCCGCCGGCGCACACGCTACCATAGTGAGCCTGTGGCAGTGTCGGAAGTTAAAAATGTAGTGGTAATGGGTGGTAAGGATTCTGATGATTATGACTCTAAGAAGCAGGCAGGAAGTTATGGAAACAATTATTCCTACACGTCGGTTTCGTCTGAGGGTGCTCGATATGCAATGGATTCTTTGATTTTGTACAAGTTTGAAGAGTTGCAAAAGGCTACGGGGTTCTTCAGAGAAGAGAATAGAATTCAGGGGTCTGTGTACCGTGGTGTGATTAATGGCGATGATGCTGCTATAAAGAAAACCAAGGGAGATGTTACAAATGAGATCAATATTCTGAAACAACTCAATCATTCCAATGTAATCAGGTTATCTGGTTTCTGTAAGCATGATGGAAACACATATCTTGTTTATGAGTTTGTGGAAAATGGCTCCCTGAGCAACTGGCTTCACAATAAGCATAATCTTGGATGGAAACAGCGAGCTCAAATCGCGTATCAGATAGCTGACGGACTTAATTACCTTCACAATGACGCAAATCCACCCTACATTCACAAGGACTTGAAGAGCAGTAACATCCTCTTAGACAGCAACTGGAGAGCGAAAATTGCAAATTTTGGTGTTGCTAGAAGTTTAGCACAGACCAACCttcaagaagaagaggatgaagaagcaGGAGGTATGCAATTGACCAGGCATGTCGTTGGTACCAAAGGCTATATGGCACCGGAGTATCTAGAGAGTGGTGTGATTACTCCCAAGATGGATGTTTTCGCATTTGGAGTGATCATTTTGGAGTTGTTATCTGGTAAGGAAGCAGCTACTATGTCTACATTAGATAATGGGAAGTTGGGAGGAGATGAATTATTGTCAGAATCGGTTAAGGTGGTTCTTGAAGGAGAGAATGTGAGAGAAAAGCTGGTAGGTTTCATTGATCCGTCATTGAAGAAAGAGTATCCCTTGGATTTGGCATTCTCCATGGCCCAATTAGCTATGGAATGTGTATCTCCAGACATGAACGCCCGTCCTTCGATGCTCAAAGTGTTCACACAATTGTCAAAGATTCTTTCATCATCACTGGATTGGGATCCGTCAGTCTGA
- the LOC113291302 gene encoding L10-interacting MYB domain-containing protein-like yields MPEVVLGLPVDQNKSSIKNNVVVHEKMDSQPSRCLTKYDMRARWTTALTEKFATLLIEQINQGNRSNNVFSKKAWKNVRSEFNKQTGNDFDRKQLKNHLDVLRKRYTITKSLLDQPEFQWDESQHMVIADNEVWARCIKANPDAESIKIKGCPVFKLLCLVFSETGVDGQESLYKIKPAVEQVDNQHDQSQFEQDQARARWSETMDTIFTDLMVEQVLQGNRKNNIFNKKAWKYIHDEFNRQTGLSFNRKQLKNHHNVLRRIYGNVRSLLDQEGFSWDETNCMVIAENELREKSVTGHPEVETIRIKGCLLYKKLCALFSESVNGRYSQSSHDFESDKAVDGIDTAWSSEESPETANISENPVMQSPSAPDEVTSRSDGQISKRQLATLPSPSSNQKKICRRDDNATVIDGMKEMGSSSRSRTTITPFQSGDPFSISNCAKTLNEMQGVDEFLYLAAMDLFEEDPVRRETFISIRSDIRLAWLKGKCNAPYMDNQPSQHQAKQDRSRTKWTANLDKIFVDVILEQVLLGNWSNNVFNKTSWQYICDEFNKQAGVEFNKKQLKKHLDVLRNRYYSVKSQIDQNAFGGLEGSRNVVMSLLTEDEVWDNYMETFPVGETTKLKGCPIYDQLCQIFSEPSGIGRYAQSSHYIELDNKEAVATETPQPQPLQQSQPCLVTPVTTALDDSSPRSGADIKPESKRKPVTPSSSARPRKKNHVFDDAIAEAMLDMATASKLRAEALLQSKNRFSISKCVKILDEIPDLDETFYLNALNLFENEDFREIFISLKKERRLTWLLGKCTGPGSSV; encoded by the exons ATGCCTGAAGTGGTTTTGGGTTTGCCAGTTGATCAAAACAAATCGTCGATTAAAAACAACGTCGTCGTTCATGAAAAG ATGGACAGCCAACCTAGTAGATGTCTAACAAAGTATGATATGAGAGCAAGATGGACAACAGCACTGACGGAGAAATTTGCAACCTTGTTAATAGAGCAAATTAATCAAGGGAATAGATCAAACAATGTATTCAGCAAAAAAGCATGGAAGAATGTGCGCAGTGAATTCAATAAACAGACTGGTAATGATTTTGATAGGAAACAGCTGAAAAACCACCTTGATGTCCTGAGAAAGCGCTACACAATTACAAAGTCACTTCTTGATCAGCCTGAGTTTCAGTGGGATGAATCTCAGCACATGGTAATAGCTGATAATGAAGTTTGGGCAAGATGCATTAAG GCCAATCCAGATGCTGAATCGATCAAAATCAAAGGCTGTCCAGTTTTCAAACTGCTGTGCTTAGTGTTTTCCGAGACAGGAGTTGATGGCCAAGAGTCTCTTTACAAGATAAAACCAGCTGTTGAACAG GTGGATAATCAACATGATCAAAGTCAGTTCGAGCAAGACCAGGCGAGAGCTAGGTGGTCAGAAACCATGGATACGATATTTACAGATTTGATGGTTGAGCAGGTTCTTCAAGGAAATAGGAAGAATAACATTTTTAACAAGAAAGCATGGAAGTACATTCACGATGAATTCAATAGGCAAACAGGTCTGAGTTTCAATCGCAAGCAACTGAAGAACCACCATAATGTTTTAAGGAGAATCTATGGTAATGTGAGATCACTTCTTGACCAGGAAGGATTCAGTTGGGATGAGACCAACTGCATGGTTATAGCCGAGAATGAACTACGGGAAAAATCTGTCACG GGACATCCTGAGGTGGAGACAATTAGAATTAAGGGCTGTCTTCTTTATAAAAAGCTATGCGCATTATTCTCTGAATCAGTGAATGGGAGATATTCTCAGTCAAGCCATGACTTCGAGTCAGACAAAGCGGTGGATGGAATTGACACAGCATGGTCATCAGAAGAATCTCCTGAAACTGCAAACATATCTGAAAATCCAGTAATGCAATCACCATCTGCACCGGATGAAGTTACGTCACGTTCAGATGGACAGATCAGTAAGCGTCAATTGGCAACATTGCCATCTCCTTCAAGTAATCaaaagaagatttgcagaagaGATGACAATGCTACTGTCATAGATGGAATGAAAGAAATGGGTTCATCTTCAAGATCAAGAACAACTATCACACCTTTTCAAAGTGGTGACCCGTTCTCTATATCTAACTGCGCGAAGACATTGAATGAGATGCAAGGTGTTGATGAATTCCTCTACTTGGCTGCTATGGATTTGTTTGAAGAAGACCCAGTTAGGAGAGAAACATTCATATCCATCAGAAGTGATATCAGATTGGCATGGTTGAAGGGCAAGTGTAATGCACCCTA CATGGATAATCAGCCCAGTCAGCATCAGGCCAAGCAAGATCGTTCGAGGACAAAGTGGACAGCaaacctagataaaatatttgtGGATGTAATCTTGGAGCAGGTTCTGTTGGGAAATTGGTCCAACAATGTTTTTAACAAGACATCATGGCAGTATATTTGTGATGAGTTCAATAAACAAGCAGGTGTGGAGTTTAACAAGAAACAGTTAAAGAAACACTTGGATGTTTTGAGAAATAGGTACTATTCTGTGAAGTCACAGATTGATCAAAATGCCTTCGGTGGTTTGGAAGGATCAAGAAATGTAGTAATGAGCTTATTGACTGAGGATGAAGTCTGGGATAATTATATGGAG ACTTTTCCAGTGGGTGAGACGACAAAACTGAAGGGTTGCCCAATATATGATCAGCTATGCCAAATATTCTCAGAGCCATCAGGGATTGGCAGATATGCCCAATCAAGTCACTATATCGAGCTAGATAACAAAGAGGCCGTTGCGACGGAAACACCTCAGCCACAGCCACTGCAGCAGTCCCAGCCCTGCCTTGTTACACCTGTAACAACTGCACTGGATGATTCATCCCCACGATCAGGAGCTGATATCAAGCCTGAAAGTAAGCGTAAACCTGTAACACCTTCATCAAGTGCACGCCCTCGGAAGAAAAACCATGTGTTTGATGATGCAATAGCAGAAGCTATGTTGGATATGGCAACTGCATCAAAGTTGAGGGCAGAGGCATTGCTTCAGAGTAAAAACCGGTTTTCTATCTCTAAATGTGTCAAAATTTTGGATGAAATACCAGACCTTGACGAGACTTTCTACTTGAACGCTTTGAATCTGTTTGAAAATGAGGATTTCAGAGAGATATTCATCtctttaaaaaaagaaagaagattgaCATGGTTGCTTGGCAAATGTACTGGCCCTGGTTCTAGTGTGTGA